gtttgatagtgtagacagagcttaaaagagGCAAATGGAAACAACACTATTGTTGGCTTTTTCCAAgtttatgtaaaataatttcacCGTCTGATCAACCAAGTTATACAATGATGTATTAATAGCAAGTGTTATCGTAGAATAATCATTTCTTACAAAGAATGTAGAAATAATGTGTTTTAATCTATTGTTTTTGGTATTAgatttaatttgcataattccATGTGTTAAGATATAGCGGTGTGTTGTATTTAGGCATAGCATTTCATTGTTCATGATTTTGCTATTTAGTAGATTCTGGtgaaaaatacataaaagtgcttTGGAAGAAATATATCTTAATTgaattatcttttattttgaatGAATTCGAATTTGGTGTTTTCGCGGAAGCAGTTACCACAACAATTGGTTTGTAAGCATGCGTAGATATCATTATGCTCTTTCTTCTTGAAGAAAAGTTGTAATAATTAATCAGAAAATTTCTGATTTTGATTAAAACTAGTTTATCCATGCTGCGtttcttttgtttaaaatatgtacagatttatcttttttatacctccatgatttaactAAACCAACTTTATGCAAAATCTGATAATACAAACAAGATTGCACAAGTAATTTTCAGAACCTTTAATAAATTTACACTcaataggcctaaaatatagACATACTCATAATTTACCAACTTATCTATATGTACTTGAAATCATTGTTTGGCTTTTtttgaaattatattaatacatattTGACCAGATTATTATCTGTCTAAGTTATAATTTTCATACCTAATTCGGAGTACTAAAACACAATTTTAagataatattatcaataattatttcgGTCCTAATTACAAGATACCCTTATTTAATTGTATTGGCCCCAATTCGctaattaaatacagtaattaatcaaatttaaagaatttataGATTTAAATCAACTCTAGAAAGGTCAGGTCAGTTATTAAAATTAGTTATATTGTCGAATGACAGATACATgctattatgtaataattatcATTCCTTCTATTTTGAGTAACATCTGTATGGAGATCCATGCACTGTTTCCATTAATAAAGAAGGGTTGTGATTCACTGATGGTTCGACTAAATTGACGCTTGTAGAACGCCATACCGTAGATGCATTTTTAGACGTATTTTGATTGGTTAAAAGTTGCACTGCGTTGTATGCAGATTGTACGTGGTTTCGATTGTGATTGGCTGAAAGTATCACAGCGTTTCCGTTTGATAAATTACTCGATGTCGCCTGATTGGCTGGAGTTTGAAATGCGTTCACCAAACTACACGACACTGGCCTAGTACATTTATATTTAGCATGATTGGTTGGAAGTGTAACTCTGCATGTTCTGACACCCACTTTTTCTGAAATtacattagtaggcctagtctgATAATAATGCTGGCGATGATCGCTTATAGCAGGCCTGGCTTGTTGCATATTTGAAACTAAAGCAGTTGAACTGCCACTAGAAGTACTCGTCTGTCCCGACGACGGGTCACAGTGTAACTCTAGGCGCCTTGGTGTTATTGTCAGTGCACTTGCACTTTCTAAAAATCTTGGGCGTTTACTCGATGGGTGATGGGTTTGTACCGCCTGTGATCGTTTGCAAGGGGATATATTCAAATTGAATAAATTACTTGTGGGTAGTGATTGTGACTTATTTGGTGTTGACGTCATAAATTGTTGTGAAGTTTCATTAGACGTCATGAATGTCTGTGTACATTTGTTCGTTCTCTTTGGTGACTTTACCAATTTCTTTTTGGATTTGCGGCTCTTTCTAAGAGCTAGTAGATATACCGTTGCTTTGCGGCGACGTTGAATAAGCTTCTTAATAATGTTTGCTCGTTTGTGTTTTTCCATATTAGTAATTACGCTAACCGCTTTCCGTAATAAAATTCTGTCACCTGTTTCAAAGCTAAAGGTGAATTTCTTCTTTACGTGATCAAGA
The window above is part of the Antedon mediterranea chromosome 10, ecAntMedi1.1, whole genome shotgun sequence genome. Proteins encoded here:
- the LOC140060644 gene encoding uncharacterized protein → MEENVYNVNQINSDRNQLQALILVAREVEEYYKTTPPFMWSDCYKHGLPNENLILLNMHPDEVNDPIRQNFLTVTEDVGICRTICRNLADEAGDLYPRIRATANFLAHAILDHVKKKFTFSFETGDRILLRKAVSVITNMEKHKRANIIKKLIQRRRKATVYLLALRKSRKSKKKLVKSPKRTNKCTQTFMTSNETSQQFMTSTPNKSQSLPTSNLFNLNISPCKRSQAVQTHHPSSKRPRFLESASALTITPRRLELHCDPSSGQTSTSSGSSTALVSNMQQARPAISDHRQHYYQTRPTNVISEKVGVRTCRVTLPTNHAKYKCTRPVSCSLVNAFQTPANQATSSNLSNGNAVILSANHNRNHVQSAYNAVQLLTNQNTSKNASTVWRSTSVNLVEPSVNHNPSLLMETVHGSPYRCYSK